The Candidatus Thorarchaeota archaeon genome window below encodes:
- a CDS encoding GTP-binding protein, producing the protein MTYTRLKMKSSVRGPVGKTVLIGEGGVGKTSLAVRYTEDRFDEKMKMTIGVNFASKKVKLEGKEVTLLIWDLGGQPRFQEVVSSYFVGALLAIAVYEVPTPYTLYRLEDWIRRLHESVPDCPVFIVGNKTDERGDGSVTESQAMEFAAKYGARHFFVSAKNGTGVEDMFNAAAALVAQRLR; encoded by the coding sequence ATGACGTACACGAGACTCAAGATGAAGTCCAGTGTGCGAGGACCAGTGGGCAAGACAGTGCTAATAGGCGAGGGTGGCGTCGGGAAGACTAGCCTTGCTGTCAGATACACAGAGGACCGGTTCGACGAGAAAATGAAGATGACCATTGGAGTGAACTTCGCATCCAAGAAGGTCAAGCTCGAAGGCAAGGAGGTCACGCTCCTCATATGGGATCTCGGAGGCCAACCGCGATTTCAGGAGGTCGTTTCAAGTTACTTTGTTGGGGCCCTACTGGCCATCGCTGTGTACGAGGTACCTACGCCCTACACCCTATATCGATTGGAAGACTGGATTCGGCGTCTTCATGAGAGTGTTCCGGACTGTCCAGTCTTCATAGTAGGCAACAAGACGGACGAGAGGGGAGATGGCTCCGTCACAGAGTCGCAGGCGATGGAGTTCGCTGCCAAGTACGGTGCGCGACACTTCTTTGTCTCAGCCAAGAATGGCACAGGAGTAGAGGACATGTTCAATGCAGCAGCAGCTCTGGTAGCACAGAGGCTGCGATGA
- a CDS encoding GTP-binding protein, producing the protein MSLQTAARSPTYKVIMMGPGGCGKTSIALRVTQNRFQDDLRMTIGVNFHSLRVECEGKSVNLVLWDLAGQPRFKDVVAGYFKGAHAAIAVYDASRPMTLADLDGWIETVSLQAPKAKLVVVGNKTDITDGFRVSFDEGSEFALRHNAVFCEVSAKTGEGVSDLFKTTACGILTNASGPA; encoded by the coding sequence ATGAGCCTGCAGACTGCAGCAAGATCCCCCACTTACAAGGTCATCATGATGGGGCCCGGAGGATGTGGAAAGACCAGCATAGCACTCAGAGTCACACAGAACCGCTTCCAAGATGACCTGCGAATGACCATCGGAGTCAACTTCCACTCACTTCGAGTGGAGTGTGAGGGGAAGAGCGTGAATCTCGTACTGTGGGACCTAGCAGGACAGCCGCGGTTCAAGGATGTCGTAGCCGGCTACTTCAAGGGGGCACACGCAGCGATTGCAGTATACGATGCGTCCCGCCCAATGACTCTCGCAGATCTTGACGGCTGGATTGAAACCGTGAGCCTTCAGGCACCGAAGGCGAAGCTGGTCGTGGTGGGCAACAAGACGGACATAACTGACGGCTTCAGGGTGTCGTTCGATGAGGGCTCTGAGTTCGCACTGAGGCATAACGCAGTCTTCTGTGAAGTGTCCGCAAAGACAGGCGAGGGGGTTTCTGACCTGTTCAAGACGACGGCATGCGGTATTCTGACGAATGCGAGCGGCCCGGCATGA
- a CDS encoding 4Fe-4S binding protein, which produces MCDYCFKHGAGGRWYLNSRNYLEETAREVGAHEYIYELWKQFEKVYLQRIYGMSTKGPGYKFRTPVLGRLIHWYINSWFRKEKPLAGRNPRRAEGHPGQVVPLSDAKKILELADPIIRVHCACRHMTRGVKDECCLAFGALAEMVPRLPRYIPEGGATRLDVGTAQEFVEQMEDRGRINTVWMGPSPYVAALCSCELPECAATRIRTAYGLKALLKGEYVSRVDFSKCTGCRSCTSHCQFGAITFVDSMTRPFIDQWKCFGCGLCARACPEGAISLVDRVAFPALKEAW; this is translated from the coding sequence ATGTGTGACTATTGCTTCAAGCACGGGGCTGGAGGTAGGTGGTATCTGAACTCCAGAAACTACCTGGAGGAGACTGCAAGGGAAGTCGGGGCACACGAGTACATCTACGAGCTCTGGAAGCAGTTCGAGAAGGTCTATCTGCAACGTATCTACGGGATGTCTACTAAGGGACCCGGTTACAAGTTCAGGACCCCGGTTCTGGGAAGGCTCATCCACTGGTACATCAACTCATGGTTTCGAAAGGAGAAGCCTCTGGCAGGAAGAAACCCGCGACGAGCAGAGGGTCATCCTGGACAGGTGGTCCCGCTGAGCGATGCGAAGAAGATACTCGAACTGGCCGACCCAATCATCAGAGTGCACTGTGCTTGCAGACACATGACCCGTGGAGTCAAAGACGAGTGCTGTCTGGCCTTCGGTGCTCTCGCGGAGATGGTCCCGCGCCTGCCGCGATACATCCCTGAAGGTGGAGCAACAAGACTTGACGTAGGTACAGCTCAGGAGTTTGTCGAACAGATGGAGGACCGAGGACGCATCAACACTGTGTGGATGGGCCCCAGTCCATACGTTGCAGCTCTGTGTAGCTGTGAACTGCCCGAGTGTGCAGCCACTCGCATTCGTACCGCATACGGCCTCAAGGCACTGCTCAAGGGCGAGTACGTGTCGCGAGTCGACTTCTCAAAATGCACAGGATGCAGGAGTTGCACATCCCACTGTCAGTTCGGAGCAATCACCTTCGTGGATTCCATGACTCGACCGTTCATCGATCAGTGGAAGTGCTTCGGTTGTGGTCTGTGTGCTCGGGCTTGCCCCGAGGGCGCAATATCGCTGGTCGACAGGGTAGCGTTCCCTGCTCTGAAGGAGGCGTGGTAG